The sequence below is a genomic window from Mytilus edulis chromosome 2, xbMytEdul2.2, whole genome shotgun sequence.
AATAGATTTATGTATTAATTCCAGTCTGTTCACAGTGTAACCCAAACTCTGTCTGACCAACAAAATGTCAGGCAAAAAATCATTCAGTCTacggaacttttaagattttttggtTGAATGTATCTATAGTAGAAaagttcaaatttattttttcatcagaCAAACACTTAAAAGTTTGACACAGACTGCTGTATGTGTGAGATTCTTTTTGTTGAAAAGAAAATCCTAGATCATTCATGAATTGTATGTCATGCAGTTATGAAGATTAATTTTTTGTGCCATAAACTGTCCATCAGTTCAGtcaatttgtttatttctgtTGGGACCATTTCATGGatatttgttttcatggttttacCAACATTTACAGCCTAAAGAAAATGTGTACTtcagttgaacatttaaattcatgattTGTATATGCCCactaaatccatgaaaattgttaTCCCATGAATATTACAGAGAGGCATTGACACATTTGAAAGCTGTTCTCTTCAGTTATTCTTTGACGGGATTTTTTGCTGAATTCATATAGATGTATGTTGACAATTGGGGaactaagaaagaaaaaaacttggATTTTTCAGTTGTGTTTAGAAATTCAAAAAGCTAGGTTATATGCATTGATCAAATCATGGATCTTGGTAgaagtttgcttttaatttgatAGTTCTAAgataacaaatatttgaaaaaaggttGTCTTGATAAACCATCATAAGATATTTTTTAACAACGTTTTTAAAAACCTTTATGCATGCTCCTTTTCAGTTTTCTGGAAATAAATTTTAAGGCAGCaaaatttttgtataaaattatttATGCTTTAGAAAAGCAACTTTATTCCGAAACAGCTGAATGTAATTTCTTCAAGGTTAGATCATAGTGGTTGGTACACTTGTTTTGATATTTCTAGGATAAAACTCTGTGGTTGTCAGATAAAACATGATCTGTAGAAACAAATTGATGGTGCATTATATAGTATGTCAGACACTTCTTTCATTTCAATCTGCACAAGATGgagatttggaaaaaaagttagTTCATGAAAAGTTGGCCAATAGTTGAAATATTAACAACACTCATTGTACAAGGCAATTTTCATCAAAGTTTCTTTGCTTCAATAATTTTTTGGAAGGATCACTTATGCATCAGTATGGATGATACCTAAATTCCAATGTCTGTGACATAAGACTAGACAAGGTGTTGGTCTTGTATAAATTTTTGATCTCCAACAACAACAAGATAATTTGGCAGAACAACCAAAAATGGCTGTCAAAGTAATGAATAAGTACTGCGCTATAGACACTTACAATGAAAAACTGAGGGTTGAATCAGTTTTTAACAGGAAACCTAACCTCTCCATTGTTTTACTGTTAACTTAAGATTTAGGTTAATCAATACCTCGTGTGACTGGTTGCATTAACATGTATTAGTAAAACTTGCAttgcaattgtatttttatttaaaaagatatggtatgactttttattttataaaatcaaataagttAGGAAGAGGACTTATGCAGACATATATATCAATATGGTATAaagaattttaagaaaatgaCATTTCCAAGGACTTGTTATTTAAAGCCATTAGGAAGTAAAAACATGATTATATCTTGCatgaaaggttaaaaaaaatttcatcaaaaGGTACACCCTTTCATCCTCTATCTTGTAAATGATTAATTTTATGTcagttataatattttttatcttcATGTTAACATCACCAGCATGATATATACAGCTAGGCAGATTgccatttcatatttatatttttggcaAAGGAAAAGCTTTTTATTGCTAACAATCAGATTTAGTATATATTATAGTCAAACCTATATttcaatatacatttatatgtatattatatatgtatattatatattgaatTATATTCTTGTATCATCAATTAATTGATTGTCACTAGATGTAAAGCAATTATGATCAATTAATCTATTAATAaatccatcaatcaatcaattaatgatATATTGTATAACCTGGTTATGGTATAATTTCTTTCCAAAGTAAGTTTAGTTACAAATTACAATTGCTTTCAACAATTATTAGTCTTGAAACATCAGGTAAGCTATAGCTATTATAACTTTCATTTTCTTTCTAATGTATCAAAGCTATCATACAAAATAGACCACAGGAAATATTAACAGATTCAGAACCAAAGCTAAATTGTGAAAATATGCCATATTATATATTCtatattaaatatgattttttttttttttttttttttttttttttcctttgattttttttactttgatttgatctaaGAATTGATTTAAGTTTCTATACATGATATTATATGCTCATTGTAAGTTATTTAAAAAGTATGTTATATAGTGGCTATTTGAATTCAGATGTCTATCTGAAGTGTTAAAGTAGTAGATAATTAAATACCGTGTTTAGAAACAGGAAAGAACTTCCCTTAGTGGATATcctgattatatataattaatgcaTAAAAAGAGAAACGATAACACTTTCTTTTGTTGTCTGATCTAATTCATATacttgtgtataattttaaaaacCAGTGATTAACCATGCTAAAAGTTTCTCGTCTAAAAGTTTCTCCGTctctatatagatatagaaacatgtggtatgagagccaatgagacaaccctccatcaaagtgacaatttataaaagtaaaccattattataGGTaaaggtacagtcttcaacacagagccttgactcacactgaaaacagcaagctataaaggacccaaaaaaattactagtgtaaaaccattcaaatgagaaaaccaatggtctaatctatataaaaaacacttatgaaccccacaaacaaaagacaacctatgaacatcagatttctgacttagaggacaggttcaaacaattgcagcgggattagaTGTTTTTATGGTACCAAACCCTCTCCTTGATCTGAAAGcagaaacaatagtgtaacatcacaacatagactcactataaaatatcaattggaatggcttTACTCAATTAAAACATGAAACGTAGTAacacaaattaacacacaatgaaagaataaattagatTAATGATACAGTCTATCACTATAAAAAGCAAGacttttcttatttctttttctctctctctctctctctcattttgataaaaaaaaaagcatttttagaaatttatttcaatctataattAAGTAAACATTTCATTCTGAACATAGTCAAGACAGATTTTGTTCTAGACTTTCCAGCACATACTAGTATATTATTCTGTTTCATGAATTTTTTATAATCTCTTAAGCAGTGTATTACTCAATTAAAAGTAAAAGTagaagtattattttatttttatagatgtTCGTGTACGCCCAAATCCTGGAAGTATTCATAACTATGACCCAGTTAGAGACCAACAACAAAACCAAGGAACACCATACTCATCCAGGAACTCTGGAGCTGTGGTCTATGATTCTAACACAGGAAGAGGTGGGTTATTGGACAATTATATATGAAACCTTTTATTAtgacaaaaaataagaaaatgttctGATAAGAGACCAAGTATGGAAGATATCTGACCATTGTTTGACAACTCTTTAAAAGTGATGTTTTCTTATCATATAGTTTACCCTAGGTAAATCTTTAAGGCTATTTCTGAAAGTCTGCATTTgtatttgaaataattgtatgaCAGTCAATTGTTGCACACCACTCACATGTTTCCAAAAGAAGTACAAAGGAATAATACCGATCAAAAACACATCAGTCAAAAGAAAGGTACAGAAAAAAGATTGCACATTATTTGTTATTATGAGTTTTTTGttgtcaaagggagataactcaattgtTTGACTACAATTTGATTTGAtgttaaatgtatatatacaggACTAGATAAAAATTTTAATGCCAAGGTGCAGCCTTTCTCTCTACATCATGATAATAGTGAGTAAAGTTGGAATGCCATTAAAGTTTTGAGACAGTTCTAGGACTATGTTTAAAGGGCTGTATAGTTTGACAGTTCTTGGACTATAGTCTTAACACTGTTTAGTTGGACAGTTTGAAAGTTATTTGCAttccttatttttgtttattgttttattgatagATAGAATGATAACTTGTTTGCCATGTTTGATTTTCTGTTTGAAAGCAATTTCTGAATAACCAGTAGTAATCCTGTtttatcaattgttttattttatatgctCTATTCATTAGAACATAAGTAGATTGATATTGAGAAGATATTTGGTAAACATGTATGCAAAAATAGACCCCATTTATAGTTTAGGATTTACACCAAATTTAGATAATCGTTGAGATCTTTACACAGCTTAATCTAGATGGAGAAATAGGTAAAAACAAACTTTAAGGGAACAAGTTTTAAGGCAAGCTGGTAGAGTGATGCTACAATATACATCTATGAGAAATTAGAAGAAATATCCTATTACTATTgacttttaaagtttttttaatcaGACATGACTTATGTAGAATTGCTTTTTGGCAATGATAAAGTATCCATTTGTCTAAGGCAAATTAGGTGAACAATTTTTTCTCCCTAACATTTGAAATCTAtgtgtaaaaatatgtaaaaaccaGGAATTGTTTAAATCTGGAATAATTTTGGAATTGTGGAAAATTGATAAATACAAATGATGAAAACTAACCCAACTAAATAGGGTAAGCCATGATGGGGTTAGTTAGTTCATATTAGAATAATTCAGTGAAAGTGAAATAAACCTTATACCATGCGTGCATAGCTAACTAACCCTATTTAATTAggttagttttcatcatacatttctaaacaattttccagaattcaaaataATTCCAGATTAAAATTATTCCTTgtttataagttgttattggGTATGTTGCTTaatatattatttgtgaaatattAAATACTTCACTATTCTTATACAGAATTTAATGAGTATGTTGAACATTATTGTTACTGATACATCTGACCAGTGAAATGTTTTGGCATGTTTTTTCactaattgttttttattttaggtttttataattatttatcttttaatcTAGTTCGTGTTCATGTTGTTACCAACTTAATATTTTTTACTTCTTAATTGTATTaccagtattttatattaaagcatgtctttttaaaaaaataaaagctgTCCAATGGGTATTACAGAAACCTCTGATTACATAAATGcaatcaaaaaatgaaaagaagatataaatttaaatgtgTTCGATGcatttttctggatttaccttcatcaggaacgctcaaagccaaatatttggaAGTCCATAATTCATCAAAACTGAAACAGTTGGAAGAGCTATATAATCAAAGTACCAAAGTATAAAATCTTATCTATGTTATTATTGGTTAACCAAGATGTTGACAGGTTTAATCACATGaaatataatgaaaacaaaattgatttcTATAGATGGTGAAGGTTCAGGTAAATAATTCAGtactttttatttttgcttttttccAACTTTTACAGTGGACTTGTTTGATTAAATGTGgtcatgtttttttgtgtttttttttattttaacatcagCATCATTCAAGTACAAAGATAAATATAGTTCTCGCGTAACTCAGTGTAgaagtatatgaaatattttctttattcatCTATCTCATGAATCTACAGTTGTTAcctaaaataataattcaaaataattcaaataaaaaaaagaaaaaaaaattaaaaaagtattgaaaacattgtttttttttttttttttttttctttttcctttttttttttatagaaattatgGTTTAGAAactatttttaataataaaaagaccAACCTAAAATTATGATAACACTAAAGGTGTTTGTTAACAAAGGCTTAGAATTAATGTAAGATGCTGATGTGGTCTTCTAAAATCTGACTCATCAAGGATTTTCACTGTAATATGTTTGCTTCTTCTTATATTGTTATATCAACTTGATACAGTTTGGTACAAATGTTTATCATTTTAGcagaactattttttttaaatttctttgacTTTGCTTCAAAATTATAATGCATTTTCTTTTGGTTGATGTATACTCTCCTTTTCTTCTAAGCAGCCTGATAGTATATGGTTCAGGGTTTCCAGATAAAAAAGTTGTCAGCTGGATTTGTTTCTTATCCATTATTTCTTGCGTTTGTAAATAAAGGTATTTAAGTCAATCAAGGGAAATAACTAAAAGGGGAGGATATTTGATCACAtgataaaagaataataattgtttaatatcATTAAAGCTTTTAAAACTTTTCAGTGAACCATGTCAGTTACTGCTCAGCTGTTTTTCTTATTAAGCCTTCATTATTAAGGGTGGCAGTTGTTTAGATTAAATATTGTAAAGTTTAGtgcataaaaacatgtttttaataaaagaaacttaacaaattaaacagaaaatttgATTCCTGGTGTATTCttattatgaatttattttaagaTCACTGTGGTGAACTTAaacaatttgcatgtttaaatgCTAGGTAAAACCATGGTATTGGGTGTAGTGGATCAAAGGCACTTCTAATAGATATTTAAACATAACATAATTAAATGTAGCATACTGCATATGTTATTTATTAACTTCATCAGTAATAATAATGCTAAAAGTGaatgattagaaatcttttataaTGCAATGAAATACACCAATATGAAACTGAAAGCTTAAGTATAGTGTTGATTTAATGTTATAAGAGATGGAAGTTGGGTATATGCTTATGAGATAGCCCTTGTTACTTGGTCAAAATTGCCTGTTTTTATGAGAGAGATTTCTTCTCAAAATAATCCTTTCTGAAGAACTGGTTTCTGGGCAATGATACCCACAACACAAAAAAGGTATCAGCATAGAACACCATGGTTACCATAAACTACCAAATTAATATGATGTGAACAGCAGACATTTTGGTACATGTTGTTGCAAATAGTAttatttaatattgatattaaacattatttttagtACTGACCAATCAGCTTATCTTATTTCAGTTGCTTCTCTTGCATACTTATTAATACTAGTGCCTTCTATCTATAACTTATTAAAGTTTGATTGACAATACACATGTAGGAAATGAAAAAGTGAATGTCCTATTTTTACAAGCACTTTTTTCTTCCATACAATATTTGCATGAACACCAATCTAGTAGTCCTATTTCTGTTGGGGAAATTGTATACAGTTGAACAACATGTTTGTATTCAAGGTGGAAGTTTGTAGACCCACTTTTTGCAAAGGTGGAGGTGTTATAAAGAGCATATTTGGCCTGCCAAATTTGTGTGTaagattttgttttgtaaaaaggaAATTATAGGTATTTGAAAGTTTGTTAACTGTAAGTTCTTTAAAGTTAAAACATAAGTGTTCAGGTAGatttgaaagacaaaaatatttttttctacttccaaatatacattttttttagtttacttATGATTTGAGTTTGTTTAAAATTATCCCAATTTTAACataattcaaaaatgaaagtctTAAATTAAAGTTATATGTTTTGTTTGGATGAAAACAGATCTCGTATCACCCTGTTTTAGAAGCTCTCGTAACTTAATGTCTTCAAACGTACGAGTCagaaaattatatacatgttctTGTCCTTGATTGTTTTGATGGGAAAATTCTTGAAATAAATTGTTGATATGTAGTTAAGTAAGATGTACCAttaaaagatttgtttgtatGTACTGTACTTGTTGTTTTAGTATCATGTTGTGTTGTTCTTAACCTAGTTTGTATAATCAcactttattgatatattttgaaTGCCACATTCAGTTTTCATTCACATTGAAAAATTTCATCAGAGGAACCAATTAATTATTATGTTGTGTATAAAATTTCAGTGGAAAATCCCGCTTCACAAAGAAAAGTTGGTTCCATTTCGGATTATGACCCAATAAACGACAGATGGGGATCAGTAACAGGACAGTATTGTATGTTTGTCGTTTTAAATTAATTGCATTGATTGTAGTTGACATTGAGTATGAACTTTTGAAGAAAATGTGTTTTACTCAAGTTGAGGGTTAATTTtgataacaactaaatataattttcattgaaatttaatGCAGTACTTTTCTTTCTTTCCTATTGATTAATATTGCTGCATCATAACTTCTTTAATAGCTTTATTTAATATTATGGCAGTTCGCTTACTCCTTACTGTCTCAATAAGCATGATTAAATTCTCTTTTCAAGGTCGttgacaaaaatgtttgataaaacaacaacaaaaaagttttaaaaaatgtgtaatcAAGAACACTGtaatagatttatttaaaaatcaaacatttatttgataatttgcatttcatttatttatcatcTGTAATGAACATTCTGTTTAAACAGCTGCAGGAACCCAACAACCAAGAAACCAACCACCCCCACCACAACAGTATGCCCAACCACCACCACCACAAGAAGCAGATAGATTTTCTGGAAAAGGAGTAAGTTACAGTTAGATAACTATTCAAATTACTTGGGGAGatgtgtataaaattgagaatggaaatggagaacaTGTcaaagaccaaagagcagataacaaccAAAGGCCACCGatgtgtcttcaacacagcaagaaaatcccacacccaaaggcaggcttcagctggcctctaaatgAATAAGTGTACTAGTACAGTGAACATAGACATCATACTCCAAAACATAACAGTAACACTCAGTATAACTATATTGATTACTTGGGGAGATGTGTATACATATACCAATTCATTTGGCAGATGTATATATCTATACAAATTACCGTACAGTTATTATAGTGTTCAGCTATACCAGTTACCTTCAACAGAAAAAATTTCCACCGACATATAAAGCctaaaaattgtattaaaatgatgagtaaacataaataacaaaaatatttaacataaaactTGAAGGGTCACAGTAGGCAAGTTTTCAAAGATTGTCCCAATTTACTTATACCATAGAATTTTCGAAATTTATTACATATAATAaaaaccccaaagatgattgatTTGTTTCGTGTGGTCATCACTGATGTATTTATGCCCTGAACAATAAAACCCACAGCATTGAGTGTGTAAATTATCATATCTGGTTTGGATATATAACATTACAGGAACAAGATGAAAGTGAATCGTCTTATGATACCACGGGCAAAGGTGTAAGTACAGGGGCCATCCTAAGCACGCTTTTATATTTACACATTGCCATCCCCAGAGTTTTGtcaacattttcatatatatatatatatactccatATTTTTTGTACTGTCCTTTGATAATAGTCCTAGATTTTTTCAAAGGTTCAAGTAAACGCCTGAGATAAAAGTCCACTGTCTTAGTTGCCAAAGcctgaaataaatattttctatcCATAATCCATTTATGgtatcaaataaaattaatttattaatgaaaaatgatCTTCAGCAATGATTTCAAATGAAGTAGTACAATATACCTTTATCCTAACATACTTGTAGGCTATCCACCAGAATCTGCACAGTATCATTATTTATTGTGTGTCATCTAGCTCAATATTATTGAAAAGTACATATTGAATTAAGCTTGGAAACTATAAAAGTAACtttgaagaaaattttgtaaatcttttttatgACCATTGAGCACTGTAAAGCATTCCAGGTATTTTGTGTATACCCATCAAGCACCAACATTCAAatgagattatttttttcttaggtTATGTGcaccattaaaaaaaatccaatgctTTATAGCATAAGACCAGCCTTGAGCTTATAGTAATCTCTTTTTTGTGTACCGGTatatgttattaaaaattattcacCAGTTAGTTTCCTTTAAGTATTGTAAATTTTGTCCATCTGGCTGGATACATTTGACTGTGAACtcattcacatatatatatatatatatatcattgataatgttaagttaatgTGATGTATTATCATTTAATCCTTGAACTTTAAATCAAGtaacatttgttttctttatttgtaaattttagatGGTTTGTCGTGCAGCGTATGATTACGTGGCTGCCGATGATGATGAAGTCAGTTTTAACGAGGGCGACCACATCATATTTTGTCAACCAATTGATGCTGGTTGGATGGAGGGTACAGTGGAAGCAACAGGAAGACGTGGAATGCTCCCATCAAATTATGTGGAGACTGTCAAAAAGTAGTACACAGATGAATTATTTCTAgctaaacatttataaaattttgagtTACCTCCCCTGTTATGCTTTATCAtgttatttttgtgtatattGATTGTCTGTTTGTCCGTTTCAGATATTTTAAATATAGCTCATTATAACTATTGCATATTTTATTTAGGTGCTTTGATAAAAGGGAGGAAGTCGGATATGTATTATTTTGTAAGAGAATATGTTTGTTAATTGAAAGTTAATATGATCAAAATTAGAGACTTATTATACATAGTGAGTGTACACATAGCCTTTCAAGACTCTTGCATGTTTGAATTTATAGtggataaatgaaaaaaattaaattagaaaaataGCATGGTTCATATTGCTGTTAGTCATACAATTTTATCCGTAAAAAAAGAATTCATTATCATGTTTCCAAGTAGATTTATAGATACATTGTAATATCAAGCAGATTCTTGTAGAGCTAGATTCTTGTTTTTcgctgtttcattttttttgaaagaagaaagcttataaaggaaaagaatgttCTCTGTAGTGGTATGTTACTGCTTTAGCATGGGATAATAACTGTGCAATATGAAATTCAGTATTGTAGATAAATTTGGAATCAAATtgccttttttgttgttgaagcTTTTGCAAAGCTTGCTGTTTGGATTTTGGCCACTTTCTTTATGGGCATTCAGGTCATATGATAATATTTGGACAATCGTAATTTATAGAGATTGAATGGTTATGTGTTATCTCTGGGTTGTATGTAtggttttatttgtataaaagtaGAAATAGTTTATTCAAGTCATAAccagaaatattttgtttattaaatatttttaaagaatcccatttatttgaaaaaataaataaatgtgattTGTTCTTACAGTAAAACCTGACTTATCAGTTATAgttaattattataatattatgaTATGGTGTTTAGTATATAGAGTAAACAAATGATGTCTCTGTCTTAGTTCAGATTCATAGTGTGATGCATAtgttagaaaaaatataatactttttcattggttttctaaCTAACAATTTTATGGAATGAGTAATTATGTCTTAAAACAATGTGAATGATATCTATGTTTTAAACTTAAGAAATATACCCGGAAGAAAATACTCTTGTTTTGATGAATTGGTGAATAGTTGTAGTTTCACATTTTCTTGTCCTTACACAATTTTACTgtttttcagtgtttttttttagaatttttaatgttttatattgaGATTTTAATGTTGTAAACAAAGCCAGTAAATGTATGGATTTTAAGTTACACCATTAAAGAAATAAGTAATTTTATTACTGGAGCAAGACATTCAGAATGACtgcagagataaaaaaaaaataaggaaaaaaaaataattaaaattaaaattctgaAATTTAAATCTTAACTGAATGACATATATAACGATTTTGAAAATTCATTGTCTGTTATTAATTTTTACaagtataattttgaaaaatatgtagCACATTTATTTGGTTTATAGAGAGGCTTAAGAGTACTAGTACCACATAATTTATTAATAGGTAACATATCAGTTTATGAGCTTTGCTTCCTAATAGTTTAAGCTGCCTTGATCACTTGAGCAATTATTAAGCCAGCCATGTCCTACATTCACAAACTGTGCTTGACATTTATCACATACTTTCAgtgaaataaactattattttttcttagatatttttttttgaagaaaacatATTCCAATTCCAAAAACTGATGCCATACATTTaattaatctataaatatttgaagcctctggcaatttttttttttttcattttcattgccTTGTGTTAGATTAAATATAGGGATATAAGCATTATCATTTTCGTTTCATTTTCTTTAGTGGTCTTTATATCCAAACCtctatttacattttaattaatCTTCTATCAGTTACTTTTGTGATAAGGATATAGGACGACGTTTATagtgtttttatttgaatttttaattttttcatgttAGATTGTTTAGTAGAGTTTAGAATGAAATACTGCATTTGTAAGCATAACACACCAATTTgtgtaattataaattatataaaagccGAGTTATTTGAACCAGTTTATATATTCGCTGAGTTGCATTAATGTGCATCATATTGAATGCgttttatggaaagaaaaaaaccCTAAATTCACATTAGGGTTAATATGTCACCTCTACAGACTGGTGTTGATTGTGTCATAAAAATGTCGATGATTTTAGTCAAAACCAAATTTTCGAACAAATTGTTTggt
It includes:
- the LOC139512558 gene encoding LIM and SH3 domain protein 1-like isoform X23, whose product is MNPPCAKCTKIVYPTEKLNCLDKIWHKGCFKCQSCNMTLNMKNYKGYNKFPYCNAHYPTTKPTQVADTPENRRIADNTKIQSNVKYHEDFERQKGKKMTVVDDPETQRVRQNTQNFSQVTYSGHKDQLRDMEYKRPAEQVNVKQRVSAASPPHSPGYRDQQEVRRTSATSPPQSPGYNRDYQEDVRVRPNPGSIHNYDPVRDQQQNQGTPYSSRNSGAVVYDSNTGRDGEGSVENPASQRKVGSISDYDPINDRWGSVTGQYSAGTQQPRNQPPPPQQYAQPPPPQEADRFSGKGEQDESESSYDTTGKGMVCRAAYDYVAADDDEVSFNEGDHIIFCQPIDAGWMEGTVEATGRRGMLPSNYVETVKK